The Flammeovirga agarivorans DNA window ATTTAAAAACGGATGCACATTTTTTTCTAAGGGATAATTTTAGCCTTGGCGGTCGACTAGAATTGACAAGAGGGGAAACTCAAAACTATGTTTCCAATGAAGAAGAGACCTTCAAAGTAAGTATGGTATTTAGAAGATATTTTTCAAAAGTTTCCAATGGTGGGTTATATCCAGAAGTAACTGTCACTTATGGTAGAAATATATTCAATACACAATTTTTACAACCGCCTTCACCGATTAATCAAAGCTTCCAAGGGAATTTACTTGGTGGAGGTGTTGGTGTTGGTTTTACATACTTAGTAAAACAGCATTTTGGAATAGATGTGGGTTTGTCTTACAGTTTTTACAGGGTTTTTGGAGAAACTGTAGATCATGTCATCGATACAACAACAAAAGATGCATTTACAGAAATCAATGTGTCGTTCCGAGTTGGCTTTGTTATTTTACTTCATAAAAACACAATAGAATAATCATGAGTAGATTTATTATTTATGTAATAGGCTTGTGTTTTTGTATGACTTTTTTCGAAGTAAAAGCACAGGAAAAT harbors:
- a CDS encoding DUF3575 domain-containing protein, which translates into the protein MTKTIFRVVIFLAAVCFLMPKPDVFAQDSLGTAMKKGRVLLSLSSSTDAINYYDNSINSKAIGGQTGFDLKTDAHFFLRDNFSLGGRLELTRGETQNYVSNEEETFKVSMVFRRYFSKVSNGGLYPEVTVTYGRNIFNTQFLQPPSPINQSFQGNLLGGGVGVGFTYLVKQHFGIDVGLSYSFYRVFGETVDHVIDTTTKDAFTEINVSFRVGFVILLHKNTIE